From Pseudoalteromonas sp. Scap06:
GAATACCATCAATAGTAGGCATATCAATTTCGGGTAGTTGCTCTTTAGTCACCCCTAAGGCGGTAAGCATAATAGTGCGTGTTATTGGCGTGCCGGCTTCAACGGTATTATCGTCTGGTTGCCATTGCTCGGTTAGACTTACTAATTCACTGGGTAACCAATCACCTTGATAATTCTCAGGGATGGGTTTGATTTCGATCTGTTGTTCATCGCCAAGTGCCGACACCTCTAGTTGGCGATAGTTTTGTTGAACACGCCCTTGAAAAACAGGTGCTTCAATGATGTATGCACCACTTTTTTGCGGCTGAATTAAATAATTACGAGTGATCACTAAATAACGTTTACCGTTAACCAGTTCATAATCTTCACTTTGCTTACCTAGCTGGGTGAGTTGAGCATCTTCCATGCTTGGTGTGCTTAAGCTGCCATCAAGTAGCTCTTTAGCTAAGTAAAGTTTAATGGTGTAAACGCCAGCCTCTTGCACAAATAAGCTGTTATTTGTAAGCGAGCTTTTTAAAAATATATCATCATTTTTGCCCGCATCGCTGCTTCGCTCTTTAACCGACAAGTTTATCGGTTGAGAGCTGAGCCCTGCAACACTAAAAGAAGGAATTGTGTATTCGCCAGCTTTGCGAGTCATTAACTTAACAGACCACGATGTTTGTTTTTTAATGCTGCCGTTAATAATGTTGGTGCGGCTACTTAAGCTCATAGGGCCGACTACGAAATCCTTTAACAGCGCTGAAGTATCGGGTTGTTGCCCTTTGATTGAATCATCAACGCTAATATTGAGCATAAAAAACTCACCCGCCAGTACCGGGTTTTTATCAACGCTTGCCTCTAATGAAGTGGCGGCCATTAATGGCATGGCAGTTAATAGCAATAAACAGCAAAATAATCGCATTACCATGATTTTTCTACTCCTGTTGGACGGCGTTGATATTGTCTTTTTTGGGCTTCTAATTGCATTTTGTTTCTTAATAAAATAGCGGGATCGTCGGGCACTTTTCTTAGTAACTGATTTAGTTGCTGTGCTTTCTCTTTTTCTTCATTAGTAAGTTCAGCCGCCTGTGCCTGCATAGCTTGTTGTTGTGCTTGCTGCTTTTGCTCATCAGATGGCGGTTGCTCATTCATTTGATTGGGTTGACTCTGTTGCTCGTCTTGCTGAGGCTTACTATCGTCGTCTTTGTTCTCGTCTTGCTGGTTTTGTGATTGAGCTTGCATGTCAGGCTGATTTTGCTCATCTGACTGCTCGCCAGATTGGCTTTGTTGATCTTTTGATTGCTCCGAGGGTTCACTCGATTGCTGCTCTTCACTGTTTTGGCTGTCATCTTCGCTTTTATCTGCGTTATTTTTATCGCCATTTTTTTGCTGATCTTGTTTTGATTTATCTGCACCATCTTGACTTTGCTCATCTTGATTTTGCGAATCATTTCCTTGTTGGTTTTCCTGGTCTTGCTGTTGCTTAAGTAACTGCTCAACTAACGCTTGGTTATCGGCTGCTTGGGTAAAATCAGACTGTAGTGATTGCGCTTGTTTGTAAGCGTTTATAGCAGCATCTAATTGTCCGGCTTTAGCCAGTGTATTACCGTAATTGTAATAACCAGTGGCTGATTTATCTTGACTAAATTCGTTCAGAGCGCTTTCAAACTGACCTTGCTGATACAATGCAGCGCCTTTGAGAGCGCTGGACTTCGCTTGCGCTGCTTGTTGATACTCTTGGTTGTTGTAAGCTTCTAATGCACGCTGATCGGTATTTTTAAATAGTGTTGGTAACTCTACTGCATGAGCATTTTGCTGAGGTATAAAGCTTAGCAATAGCACCGCACCAATAAACGCAGAGCGTCTAAATAAGTATAGAGCTAAGGGCAGTAAAATAAGCAAGCCATAAATGCCAGCATCGATTCGCCACAAGGCTAAATTGGGTTTTTCACTTTTTAGTATTTCACTGTTTGCTTGCGGTGAAAAAATGGCAATATCACTATTGCTTGGTTGATAATTAGCGTACTGGCCGCCACTATTTTTTGCTAGTCCTTTAAGTAAAGAACCATTGAGTGTGGGCACTACAATTTGGCCGTAACTATCTTTTAAAAATCCGCCTTCAGGTAACTTTATTGGTGCACCTTGCTCAGTGCCAATACCGTAAATATTTAGTCGATACTGGCTACTGTTAGTAAAACCACTTATATCACTTTGCTGTTGTTGTTCAATACCATCGGTGATCAAAATAATATCACCATCTAGGTAGCCTGCTTGAGTGAGCAGCTCTTGTGCCATGTCTAAACCTGCCAGCACGTTTGAGCCTTTATCAGGCATAATTTCAGGGCTTAAGCTAGGAATAAGGTTGGCGAGGGTGGTTGCATCATTGGTCAGTGGAGAAATGGTATAGGCAGTGCCTGCGTAGGCTACTAATGCAGTATCACCTTCTTTAAATAACTCAATCATATCGAGGGCTTTAAAGCGAGATTGCATTAATCTATTAGGAGCAATGTCGGTGCTATACATAGAGTACGACATATCCATTACAATAACGCGGGCACTTTTGCTTTGAAATACAGGGACTTGTTTTTCCTCAAAACTTGGGCCTGCACTAAATATAATGGCTAAACTGCAAAATAACGCAACTAGCCACAGCGGCTGACGAGCCTGATTATTTGATTCACTCATAACAAATTGTGCTAAATGTGGCGCAATAAGTGGCGCCGATTGGGCTTTTTTCTCTTTAAGCATGGCAATAAAAAACAGCCCTAGCGCAGGGAGTAGCAGCCATAAAATAGCGGGGCGAATAAATTCAAAATCCATTAGCTTGGCTCCTTCAATGCACGTACTGTTTTTAAAAATGCCATTGCACTTATTAATAGAATGGCCAGTAATAACGGATAATAAAACAAGGCTGTTTGCGGGCGAAAGGTTTGCTCATCGGCACTAATTGGCTCGAGTTTATCAAGCTCTGCATAGATTTGTTGCAGCCCAGCGACATCTTTGGCTCTAAAGTACAGACCTCCGGTTTGCTCGGCAATATTTTTCAGTAAGCTCTCATCTAAATTACTTCCTCCAGAGCCCATATTAAATAAACTAAAACCACGTGGGTTATCAGAGCCGACTCCGATGGTGTACACTTTTATGCCTTCTTCACGAGCCAGTAATAGGGCATCTTCGGGGTCAAGGTTTCCTGCGGTGTTTTGTCCATCTGTTAGTAACACCACAATGCGATTACTTTCTTTTTTACTAGCAAAGCGTTTAACCGATAAACCTAAAGCGTCACCAATAGCCGTGGCACGTCCTACTAAACCTATTTGTGCTTCAGTAAGCATTTTGCTGACGGTTTTTACATCACGGGTGAGAGGTGTTTGCAAAAACGCGGTATCACCAAACAATATTAGCCCAAGTCTGTCGCCTTGACGCTGCTCTATAAAATCGCTAAGCACTGCTTTAACCATAGTTAAACGGTCAACATATTGGCCATTATAAGCCATGTCTTGTTCTGTCATTGAGCCCGATAAATCCACAGCGAGCATAATGTCGCGACCTTCATTAGGCAGCGATATAGGCTCATCTAACCAAGTAGGGTTAGCCGATGCTGTTACTAATAATGCCCATAGCAACCATTCAAGAGTGTTTAACTTACGTGCACTGGGCTCTACATGTTGATTATTTAAATTATGCGATGCAAAACTTGGGATGCGTAAACGTGTCGTTGCATTACTTGCTGCGGGTTTTAATAGCAGTAACGTTAAAGGAAGCGGCAGTAATAAAAACAGCCATGGCCAGCTAAATTCAAACATGCAGTGGCTCCTTTAGCTTAAATTGTTTAATAGCTTGGCGAAACTTATCACTGAGTGCCGGTGGTGTTTGTGCTGTGCTATATAGGCTTGAAATTTCATCTTCATTAAAACCAATTGCAGCAAGTTGACTTAGGGTTTTACACCAGTTAGCTGTGGATTGCGCTGCTAAGCGTGGATCGTAATAGGTGATCACTAAACGCTTTAAAATAATATGCAATTGCTGCGCTGATTGTTGTTGATTAGCTAATTTAATCGCATTACGTTTTGGTTTTTTAAATTGATAGTTTTTGTACATAATTATAATTAAGCCACACACTAAGCACAGTGCAATGCTAATAACTACCCACCAAGCAGGGGCTAACGGCCACCAGTCAACGTGAGAGGGAGCAATAATATCGTGAAGGCCATCAAGTGGAGAGGTTTGCATGATTTATCTTCTCACTAATTGCAGTTCCAGCGCAGTGGCTGCATCGAATGATAATAGGTTAAGCCCAGATTTTGTTAAACGATTAATACGCGCGCTAAATGCTTGCTCGGCATTTTTGGCAAATCGTTCTCTAAAACTGTTATCCATCAAAGGGAGGGCAAACTGCTGATTATTAGCACTTACCGTAACCGCTTGTTGGAAAGCAGGTAACTTATGCTCGAAGGGGTCGCTAATATGGCAGCCTATCAATTCACAGTGCCGAGCAAGTAATTCGAGTTGTTTAAAGCTGGCGTCATCTAAGGCGTTAAAATCGGATACGATATAAACCAAACTACCGGGTTTAGCTAAGTGATTTAAACGCTTAAGGTTGTCACTAAAGTTATTACTGGCAGGTTTATCAATATTTTCAAGTGCCTGCTGATGGGCGTCGCATAAATTATGACACAGCTTTAACACGGCCTTTTCACGGGCACTAGGTTTAAGCTCTAAATGCGAGTGCTGATTAAACACAACACCGCCAATTCTATCGCCACGTTGGCAAGCAGACCACGCAACCAAGGCACTAATATGTGCAGCTTGCACCGACTTTAATAATAATTGAGAGCCAAATAACATGGAGTTTGAAAAGTCAGTAAATACAAATACCGGGCGTTCTTTTTCTTCTTGAAAAAGTTTGGTGTGGGTTTCACCGGTACGAGCCGTGACCCGCCAATCAATAGAGCGTATGTCATCACCGTGTTGGTAATGGCGCACTTCGGCAAACTCCATGCCACGGCCTTTATGCGGCGCTAGATATTGCCCCGCTAAGGTATTTTTTATTCTAACTTTAGGTGCCAGCTCAAGCAGTTGCGCTTTTGCTTTATAATACATCAGCTCTTTAAGCGATAAATTAACACCATGGCTATGACTTAATTTAAGCCATGCCTGAGAATCAAAGTGTGTTTGCATAACTTAAGGTACAGCAACTAGTTCAACAATACGGCTAATAACCTGCTCTTTTGTAATACCATCGGCCTGTGCTTCGTAACTTAAAATAATACGATGGCGTAATACATTATGTACCACAGCTTGAATATCGTCAGGCGATACAAAATCACGACCACTTAACCACGCATGAGCTCTGGCACATTTATCCAAAGCAATGGTGGCACGTGGGCTGGCGCCGTACTCAATCCAGCGGCCAAGTTGCTCATCTAAGTTTGCGCCTTCTCGAGTAGCAATAATCAACTGAACTAAGTATTGCTCTAGTGGCTCTGCTAAATACAGACCCAAAATCGCTTTTCTAGCGGCAAACAACTCTGCTTGCGAAATTTGCTCAAGCACTGGAACTTCATCATTAAGTGCTTCACCACGGGTTAGGCGTAAAATATCAAGTTCGTGCTCAGCCCCTGGATAATTAATACTTAAATGTAATAAAAAGCGGTCTAATTGCGCTTCAGGCAGTGGGTAGGTTCCTTCTTGCTCAAGCGGGTTTTGCGTTGCCATCACTAAAAATAGGTCACTAAGTGGGTACGTATTTTTGCCCACAGTAACTTGGCGCTCTGCCATTGCTTCTAATAAAGCCGATTGTACTTTCGCTGGTGCTCGGTTTATTTCATCCGCTAATATGAGGTTATGAAATAAAGGGCCTTTTTCAAACACAAACTCACTGGTTTGTTGACGATAAATATCAGTACCAGTTACATCGGCTGGTAACAAGTCTGGGGTAAACTGAACACGCTGAAACGAGCCTTCAATACCTTTTGCTAAAGCATTAACCGCTCGCGTTTTTGCAAGCCCCGGAGGGCCTTCAACAAGTAAATGACCATCGGCTAATATAGCAATTAAGAGTGCTTGAGTGAGCGCTGGCTGGCCAATAATTTGGGTGTCTAAATACGTTTTTAAGTTTGAAAATGCGTTAGCTGCCATAATAAGTGGACTGTCCTCGTCAGCTTAAATAATACCTAAAGTGGTTAGGTAACAAATACTGAGCTAGTTATAAGGTTTATAAGTGGATAACTCAAGAGTTAGACTGATTTTTTGAAAATAGTTCGTTATTTTTTAACGCTTTTTAGCCTAACACAAAACTTTGTAAAACCTGCTAAAAAAGCCTATTGTATTACCCTTACACAATGTATGTAGTGATTTACAATGGCGCTTTATGATTAATTTACGTTTATCTATTGGCTTTATCACACGGGTTGTTTAGAATCGAGGAAAACATACAGGTCTGACCTGTCAGCGGGAGAGAATAATAAATGTCTGAGCAAAACATACTTAAAACACCAAAAGGCGACCGTATTGCCATTGTAAGCGGCCTACGTACTCCTTTTGCTAAGCAAGCAACTGCGTTTCACCATGTACCAGCATTGGATATGGGTAAGCTAGTAGTTAATGAAATGCTTGAGCGATTAAATTTCGACAAGTCAGAAATCGATCAACTGGTTTTTGGTCAAGTAGTACAAATGCCAGAAGCGCCAAATATTGCACGTGAAATTGTATTAGGTACAGGTATGCCAGTGGGCGTTGATGCATATTCAGTGTCACGTGCGTGTGCAACTAGCTTTCAAGCAATTGCAAATGTTGCCGAATCTATTATGGCAGGCTCTGTAAACGTGGGTATTGCTGGTGGTGCCGATTCATCGTCTGTATTGCCAATTGGTGTAAGTAAAAAATTAGCCGGCAGTTTAGTCGATTTAAACAAAGCCCGTACGCTTGGTCAGCGTTTAAAAATATTCTCAAAACTACGTTTAAAAGATTTATTACCAGTGCCGCCAGCGGTTGCTGAGTACTCAACGGGTTTATCAATGGGACAAACAGCTGAGCAAATGGCTAAAACCCATAATATTAGCCGTGAAGATCAAGATGCTTTAGCACATCGTTCTCACTCATTAGCAACTCAAGCTTGGGCCGATGGCAAGTTAAAAGATGAAGTAATGACGGCGCACTTACCGCCTTATAAAAGCTTTATTGAAGAAGATAACAATATTCGTAAAAACTCAACGGTTGAGGGTTATGCCAAGCTTAAACCCGTATTTGACCGTCAGCACGGCTCTGTGACTGCCGCTAATGCAACCCCATTAACCGATGGCGCAGCTGCAGTGTTAATGATGAGTGAAAGCAAAGCAAAAGCATTGGGTTACGAAATATTAGGCTACGTACGCAGTTTTGCGTTTTCAGCCATAGGCGTAGAAAAAGACATGCTAATGGGGCCTGCTCACTCAACGCCAATCGCGCTTGATAGAGCAGGTATTACGCTAGCTGATTTAGATCTTATTGAAATGCATGAAGCGTTTGCATCGCAAACCTTAGCGAATATGAAAATGTTTGCTTCAGATAAATTTGCACAAGAGCACTTAGGGCGTAATAAAGCCATAGGTGAAATTAACATGGATAAGTTTAACGTTAACGGCGGTTCACTCGCTTATGGTCACCCATTTGCGGCAACCGGCGCGCGTTTAATTACACAAAGCTTATACGAGCTTAAGCGTCGTGGCGGTGGTTTAGCGTTAACGACTGCCTGTGCTGCGGGTGGTTTAGGTGCAGCCTTTGTATTGGAGAGTGCGTAATGACAGATTCAGTATTTAATTTAACGGTTGATGATAACAAAATAGCCGTGGTAACCATTGATGTGCCGGGTGAAAAAATGAATACCCTGCGTGACAGCTTTGCTGACGATTTAAAAGCATTATTAGCACAGGCTAAAGAGCATGCTGTTAAGGGGATGGTATTTATTAGTGGCAAAAGTGATAACTTCATTGCCGGTGCCGATGTAAAAATGTTAGACGGTGTTGAAAAACGCGAAGATGCATTAGCTATTAGTGAGTTATGTCATCAAGCATTTTTTGATATGAAAAAACTACCGTATACCACGGTTAGTGCTATACATGGCCCTGCTTTAGGTGGTGGTTTAGAGTTTGCTTTAGCCTGTGATTATCGTGTTGGTACCGATAGTGATTTAACAAAAATTGGCTTACCAGAAGTGCAACTTGGTTTATTACCTGGCGGTGGTGGTACACAACGCTTAACTAAAATCGTGGGCATTCAAAAAGCCCTTGAGTGGATGCTAACCGGAAAACAAATTCGTCCTAAACAAGCAAAAAAAGCCGGTGTATTGGATGATTGTGTACCACAAAGCGTACTGTTAAAAGTGGCTAAAGAGTTTGCGGCGAAGAAAAAGCCACAAGCTAAAGAGCCTAAACTTGATAAGATCAGTAAGCTATTAGAATCAAACCCGTTTGGTCGTAACTTTATCTTTAAAAAAGCTAAAGAAAACGTACTTAAAAAAACCGGTGGTCATTACCCAGCGCCGCTTGCGATTATTAAAGCGGTTCGTGCAAGCGTAGAGCTTGATGAAATGAAAGCGTATAAAACCGAAGCCGAAGGCTTTGCTACGTTAGTAATGAGTGATGAGTCTAAAGCACTTCGCGGTATTTTCTTTGCAACCACTGAAATGAAAAAAGAATGGCGCAACGATGACGCTCCTGCGATTAGCAAAACTGCTGTGTTAGGTGGCGGATTAATGGGCGCAGGTATTGCCCACGTGAGCGCGGTTAAGGCTAAATTACCGGTACGCATTAAAGATGTGGCAGAGCAGGGCATAAGTAATGCCATGAACTACACTTACAAAATCTTAGATAAACGCCTTAAGCGCCGCATTATGTCAAAAGCTGATATGCAGTTAACCATGAACCGCATTACTGGCACTACGGATTACAGCGGCTTTAAGCACATAGATTTAGTGATAGAAGCAGTATTTGAAGATTTAGAGCTTAAGCAAGGTATGGTTGCTGATGTTGAGCAGCAATGCCAAGCTAATACTATTTTTGCAAGTAATACCTCGTCATTACCTATTTCGCAAATTGCAGCAAAAGCAGAACGCCCTGAAAATGTAATTGGTTTACATTATTTCTCGCCAGTAGAGAAAATGCCACTGGTTGAGATCATTCCTCACGAAGGCACGTCACAAGAAACCATTGCTCGTGTAGTTAACTTTGCACGTAAGCAAGGTAAAACACCAATTGTGGTAAAAGATATGGCTGGTTTTTATGTAAACCGCATTTTAGCGCCATACCTTAATGAAGCGGCGAACTTAATGCTTGCTGGTGAGCCGATTGAAAAAATAGACGCGGCCTTAGTCGAGTTTGGTTTTCCGGTTGGACCGTTGGCACTGCTGGACGAAGTGGGTATTGATATTGGATCTAAAATTGCGCCAATTCTTGAAAAAGAATTGGGTGAGCGCTTTAAAGGGCCTGATGCTTTCTCGCGCATGATTGATTCAAAACGTCTTGGTCGTAAAACAGGGCGCGGTTTTTATGAATACGACAAGAAAGGCAAAAAGGTCGATGAGTCAGTCTATGAGCTACTAGGTGTAACCCCAGCCCCACGTTTAAATAAAAACGAGATTGCTAAGCGCTGTGTTTCACAAATGCTTAATGAAGCGGCTCGTTGTTTAGATGATGGTATTATCGCAGGCCCGCGTGATGGTGATATTGGTGCTATTTTTGGTATTGGTTTCCCACCGTTCTTAGGTGGCCCGTTTAGCTACATGGACAAATTAGGTGCGAGTAAAATAAGCTCTGATATGTCTACACTGGCTAACAGCAATGCCATTTTTGCACCCTGTGAATCACTGGTTGCAATGGCTGATAAAGGCGATAAGTTTTACACTACAGTCACTAAAACAGCTGAAGTTGAGTCAGATCAGTCAGATGATAAATCGACTGATACTCAAAATGAGATGACTGAGCACAAAGATTAATGTTTTAAGTTAACGTAAAAAAGCCGCAAATTATGCGGCTTTTTTTATGTTTGATAATCAGAAAATATAGAGATATATACGCTTATTTACAGTAAGGCTTCAATAGCCTGTTTGTCTTTATCTGGCATGTTGTCGACCACCAAATTAAATGAATTATCAATCATACGCTCAATTTCACCTTGTGGTATTGAGCCGTCTAAAATCACTGTATTCCAAAGGCGTTTATTCATATGATAACCTGGAATCACCGAAGGAAAAATATCTCGTAATGACTGTGCTTCATCAGGGTCGCACTTTAAGTTTAGCCACCAAATAGGTTCGCCGTTTTCATCGGTTTCACCCTCATTGCTCAGTGCAAGGGTGGCGAACATCTTATGGTTTACTTTATATACATCAACATCTTTAGCAAAAGGTTGCGTTAGTTTAACTAACGGTTTGTTCATTAAATAAGTATGTACAGTTTGTTGGTTCATGAGCCATTCCTTGAGGTCATAATCGATATCTTAACCATAGCATTTTTTCATTAGCTTTGTGGCATGAAATATTATTTGAGCTTATTATTTCTTAATTTATAGACTGATATATTGGAAGTTAGTTAAACCAGTAACTATGTTGGAACTGGAAATGTAAATAAAGTTTTTTTGTTAAGCACTGGCTAAACAGATTTAGGCAAAGACAAGTATGCAGTAACAGCAGCATCACGTTTTGTCAGGTCTGTTTGGTACGAGTGTTTACTATACGTAGTGCAATACGAGACAGGCTCTCCGACACTTAATAAAAAATCATTATGGTCGAAATTGCTCAATACTTTTTTCCAGCGCTCTTTGACTTTAACTGGCGCGCAGGGCAAAGAGTCCAAAATACGTTTAGACTCCTCAAAGTTGCTATTAATAGCGACATTGAGCATATCGTCGTTTGCGGCCCCTAGCCAACTTGTACCACTGGTGCCCACACATAAAAGTGGCATATAAGGCGCAAGCGCTGGGCATACATCATTTCTATACACGTCAACCTTCCAATAGCGACGAGCTATTTTTACAAACTGATCAAAATCCTTTATTGATGTAAAGTTTGAGGTAGCTAAGGATAAAATCTCTATTCTAGGTTTATTGGCATTTACGGTGTCGTTAGCAACATCAATATACCAAGGACCAAGTATCAATGCGTTTTGAAAGTACTGATCTTGCAGTGAGCCCCATGCTTTTTGTAAAGAGTTACCTTGTACAATTAGATTTTTTAATAAACTGAGCCCAGATTTTTTAGTGGTAGGTAATTCCGTTTGCAGTAGTGCAAATACCTCATCGCGTATTTCTCTACAGCGGCCAATAGGGTAAGGTTTTTCTGCAAAGTAAGGAATTGATGGTGCAAGTTTTAAATCAGCTAATAAGCGTAAATGAGCTAGATCAGCGCATATCAATGCACGTTGTTTTGGTGTAAAGTGTTCATTAAGCACGTATATTCCTTTGAGTGATTGTTTAATTCTAGTCCTGAAAGGTCATCAGACCCTAATGGAAAATGAATACTTTCAAATTATATGTGATTTTAGCGTAAATCCTTGGGAGTAGGGTAATTTGGATGAACTACATTTTTATGGGCATGAATCGAAGGGATGGGTGCTTCAGGCTTGGCTTTAATGAGCTTAACCAAGGTACTTAAATCGTATTTAGGTTCGCCGTAAAATTCATGCCAAGCTTGCGGAATACTGTTTGGATCTGCCGCTTTAATTACATGTGCCATCCATTGCTTTCTCAGTTCGGCCCACTCCTTAGTTTGTTTTCCACTTTCGGTAATCCCTAAAATTGGCCTTAATTCAACATACAGTGTTCTTCTTGCACCTTGGCTGCGCTTTACTCCTGAACTATGTAAAACCATTATGTCATGAACTATGATGTCACCTGCTTTAGCGGGTTGTTGTACTACATTAGGAATATCCCACCCATATTGATTGGAAAGTTTGTAAATATCTAAAACTTTATGCTGGGTATTTGGTACGTAGCGTAAACAGCCATCTTCTAAAAGAGCGTCATCAAGGTATATACCAATATTTAAATAAGGATATTGCCTAGAATGAGGAGCATCCTGATGCCAGGTAATATGAGGGTGTGGGTACGGGTATTTATAAGCTACATCTAATTGCAAGGGGACTGCGCCATCTCCTACCAATTCTTTATAAACTTCGATGAGTGGTGGGCTAGCTAATAGTTCAATTATTAATTCAGGTGACTCGAATAGTAAGTCGTTATAACGAAAAAGACGAGGCACACCTGAGTCTGTTGAGATACAACATTGATTATTGAGTTGCCCATTGTGAAAATTCTCTAGTGCTAATGCTTCTAATTTATCTGAAAAACGTTGTAATTTTTTAAGTAATGTTATCGAAAGTGCATTTTCAAA
This genomic window contains:
- a CDS encoding DUF4381 domain-containing protein, encoding MQTSPLDGLHDIIAPSHVDWWPLAPAWWVVISIALCLVCGLIIIMYKNYQFKKPKRNAIKLANQQQSAQQLHIILKRLVITYYDPRLAAQSTANWCKTLSQLAAIGFNEDEISSLYSTAQTPPALSDKFRQAIKQFKLKEPLHV
- a CDS encoding VWA domain-containing protein, which gives rise to MFEFSWPWLFLLLPLPLTLLLLKPAASNATTRLRIPSFASHNLNNQHVEPSARKLNTLEWLLWALLVTASANPTWLDEPISLPNEGRDIMLAVDLSGSMTEQDMAYNGQYVDRLTMVKAVLSDFIEQRQGDRLGLILFGDTAFLQTPLTRDVKTVSKMLTEAQIGLVGRATAIGDALGLSVKRFASKKESNRIVVLLTDGQNTAGNLDPEDALLLAREEGIKVYTIGVGSDNPRGFSLFNMGSGGSNLDESLLKNIAEQTGGLYFRAKDVAGLQQIYAELDKLEPISADEQTFRPQTALFYYPLLLAILLISAMAFLKTVRALKEPS
- the fadI gene encoding acetyl-CoA C-acyltransferase FadI; the protein is MSEQNILKTPKGDRIAIVSGLRTPFAKQATAFHHVPALDMGKLVVNEMLERLNFDKSEIDQLVFGQVVQMPEAPNIAREIVLGTGMPVGVDAYSVSRACATSFQAIANVAESIMAGSVNVGIAGGADSSSVLPIGVSKKLAGSLVDLNKARTLGQRLKIFSKLRLKDLLPVPPAVAEYSTGLSMGQTAEQMAKTHNISREDQDALAHRSHSLATQAWADGKLKDEVMTAHLPPYKSFIEEDNNIRKNSTVEGYAKLKPVFDRQHGSVTAANATPLTDGAAAVLMMSESKAKALGYEILGYVRSFAFSAIGVEKDMLMGPAHSTPIALDRAGITLADLDLIEMHEAFASQTLANMKMFASDKFAQEHLGRNKAIGEINMDKFNVNGGSLAYGHPFAATGARLITQSLYELKRRGGGLALTTACAAGGLGAAFVLESA
- a CDS encoding BatD family protein produces the protein MVMRLFCCLLLLTAMPLMAATSLEASVDKNPVLAGEFFMLNISVDDSIKGQQPDTSALLKDFVVGPMSLSSRTNIINGSIKKQTSWSVKLMTRKAGEYTIPSFSVAGLSSQPINLSVKERSSDAGKNDDIFLKSSLTNNSLFVQEAGVYTIKLYLAKELLDGSLSTPSMEDAQLTQLGKQSEDYELVNGKRYLVITRNYLIQPQKSGAYIIEAPVFQGRVQQNYRQLEVSALGDEQQIEIKPIPENYQGDWLPSELVSLTEQWQPDDNTVEAGTPITRTIMLTALGVTKEQLPEIDMPTIDGIRSYPDEKETNNAVRDGRVVSQQSASFALLPQTPGTYTLPEITLPWYNTKMNRISYATLPERTITVTPSTTAPANSLSPPVESNLNNTDAEPTQQALSVQRHTSTPLWLIIVAVLGYVLWIVTLVLYFIKRSAKEAQQTAQANHRGNQQAELKTLQILAKSRDNKAFYDALNLYALTRTDKKVGALTHLCAMINNSQFTAQVNNLQAQLYGNQSASTDLEAIVSLLKKHQSHTAKSSSALKELYS
- a CDS encoding VWA domain-containing protein is translated as MDFEFIRPAILWLLLPALGLFFIAMLKEKKAQSAPLIAPHLAQFVMSESNNQARQPLWLVALFCSLAIIFSAGPSFEEKQVPVFQSKSARVIVMDMSYSMYSTDIAPNRLMQSRFKALDMIELFKEGDTALVAYAGTAYTISPLTNDATTLANLIPSLSPEIMPDKGSNVLAGLDMAQELLTQAGYLDGDIILITDGIEQQQQSDISGFTNSSQYRLNIYGIGTEQGAPIKLPEGGFLKDSYGQIVVPTLNGSLLKGLAKNSGGQYANYQPSNSDIAIFSPQANSEILKSEKPNLALWRIDAGIYGLLILLPLALYLFRRSAFIGAVLLLSFIPQQNAHAVELPTLFKNTDQRALEAYNNQEYQQAAQAKSSALKGAALYQQGQFESALNEFSQDKSATGYYNYGNTLAKAGQLDAAINAYKQAQSLQSDFTQAADNQALVEQLLKQQQDQENQQGNDSQNQDEQSQDGADKSKQDQQKNGDKNNADKSEDDSQNSEEQQSSEPSEQSKDQQSQSGEQSDEQNQPDMQAQSQNQQDENKDDDSKPQQDEQQSQPNQMNEQPPSDEQKQQAQQQAMQAQAAELTNEEKEKAQQLNQLLRKVPDDPAILLRNKMQLEAQKRQYQRRPTGVEKSW
- a CDS encoding MoxR family ATPase, with protein sequence MAANAFSNLKTYLDTQIIGQPALTQALLIAILADGHLLVEGPPGLAKTRAVNALAKGIEGSFQRVQFTPDLLPADVTGTDIYRQQTSEFVFEKGPLFHNLILADEINRAPAKVQSALLEAMAERQVTVGKNTYPLSDLFLVMATQNPLEQEGTYPLPEAQLDRFLLHLSINYPGAEHELDILRLTRGEALNDEVPVLEQISQAELFAARKAILGLYLAEPLEQYLVQLIIATREGANLDEQLGRWIEYGASPRATIALDKCARAHAWLSGRDFVSPDDIQAVVHNVLRHRIILSYEAQADGITKEQVISRIVELVAVP
- a CDS encoding DUF58 domain-containing protein; translation: MQTHFDSQAWLKLSHSHGVNLSLKELMYYKAKAQLLELAPKVRIKNTLAGQYLAPHKGRGMEFAEVRHYQHGDDIRSIDWRVTARTGETHTKLFQEEKERPVFVFTDFSNSMLFGSQLLLKSVQAAHISALVAWSACQRGDRIGGVVFNQHSHLELKPSAREKAVLKLCHNLCDAHQQALENIDKPASNNFSDNLKRLNHLAKPGSLVYIVSDFNALDDASFKQLELLARHCELIGCHISDPFEHKLPAFQQAVTVSANNQQFALPLMDNSFRERFAKNAEQAFSARINRLTKSGLNLLSFDAATALELQLVRR